In a genomic window of Gammaproteobacteria bacterium:
- a CDS encoding MarC family protein: MAWFFRYGSHRQDGRLNGGTLHASKGEVIQASPFFMLDQILSVLVVLVVVIDPVGLAPIFASLTVGANDQYRLKMARQGVLISAGILIVFTIAGSQLLGWLGIGLDAFRIAGGFLLFMLSIDMVFARQSGLRSTTHTEEVEAHEREDISVFPLAIPLIAGPGSMTTLVLMLRENSRPESYWIILGVLIVVLIMTYYALRFSTAIMKRLGETGANVISRLLGVLLSALAVQYIVDGIKGSLFAASPI; the protein is encoded by the coding sequence TTGGCGTGGTTCTTTCGCTACGGTTCACATCGACAAGATGGACGACTGAACGGCGGCACGCTTCATGCGTCTAAAGGGGAAGTCATTCAGGCTTCCCCTTTTTTTATGCTAGACCAGATACTCAGTGTTCTCGTAGTGCTTGTCGTCGTCATTGACCCTGTCGGCCTGGCACCGATATTCGCCAGCCTCACCGTCGGCGCAAACGACCAGTACCGCCTGAAAATGGCGCGTCAAGGGGTATTGATTTCAGCCGGGATACTCATTGTATTTACGATTGCGGGTAGCCAGTTACTCGGCTGGCTCGGGATTGGTCTGGACGCTTTTCGTATTGCCGGCGGTTTTCTACTGTTCATGTTGTCTATTGATATGGTGTTCGCCAGACAATCCGGGCTGCGCTCAACAACCCATACGGAAGAAGTAGAGGCGCACGAAAGAGAAGACATTTCCGTTTTCCCCCTGGCAATTCCTCTGATCGCCGGACCGGGATCAATGACCACGCTGGTGTTAATGTTGCGTGAAAACAGTCGGCCTGAATCCTACTGGATCATACTCGGGGTGTTAATCGTGGTATTAATCATGACGTATTACGCACTACGCTTTTCTACAGCTATTATGAAACGCCTGGGCGAAACCGGCGCCAATGTTATCAGCCGTCTGCTCGGTGTTTTACTGTCGGCGCTGGCGGTGCAATACATTGTTGACGGCATCAAAGGCAGCCTGTTTGCCGCGTCTCCTATATAG
- a CDS encoding zinc metallopeptidase encodes MHFILLAIIFIAVIFGPQMWAKRTFARYSKNIANMPGTGGELARHLLDRFDMTDVKLETTERGDHYDPSTKTVRLSPANFQGRSLTAISVAAHEVGHAIQHKQNSPLLKTRTRLVMLANAAERFGSLFMIAIPFITAATRAPSTGLVMFVVGFISIGLAVLVHLITLPVELDASFNKALPVLKEGNYIQAPHEAAVRRILKAAAYTYVAQSLAGILNLARWIAVLRRRG; translated from the coding sequence GTGCATTTTATTCTGTTAGCCATCATCTTCATCGCTGTCATCTTCGGCCCGCAAATGTGGGCCAAACGCACTTTTGCCCGTTATAGCAAGAATATTGCGAATATGCCTGGCACAGGCGGCGAGCTTGCGCGCCACCTGCTGGACAGATTTGATATGACTGATGTCAAACTGGAAACCACTGAACGTGGCGATCACTATGATCCATCGACAAAAACCGTCCGACTGTCACCAGCGAATTTCCAGGGTCGTTCCCTGACCGCCATTTCCGTGGCCGCTCACGAAGTCGGACACGCCATACAGCACAAACAAAACAGCCCGCTATTGAAAACGCGAACACGATTGGTCATGCTGGCCAATGCCGCCGAACGCTTCGGTTCACTGTTTATGATTGCGATACCGTTTATTACAGCCGCCACCCGTGCACCATCAACCGGGCTGGTAATGTTTGTGGTGGGATTTATCAGTATCGGCCTGGCAGTGCTGGTGCATTTGATTACATTGCCCGTGGAACTCGACGCCAGTTTCAATAAGGCCTTGCCGGTATTGAAAGAAGGGAATTATATCCAAGCGCCTCATGAAGCGGCCGTTCGGCGCATACTCAAGGCTGCGGCCTATACCTATGTAGCGCAATCTCTGGCGGGAATTCTAAATCTTGCTCGCTGGATTGCGGTGTTGAGACGTCGTGGTTAG
- a CDS encoding alkaline phosphatase family protein — protein sequence MKNVLPDYSAGSLVNLISSLRVAMGGKIDHYPTASLLAPHEIEGYDNIVFMLLDGLGYNSLRRHGDQSFINKHCIGSLTSVFPSTTSTAISTVNTGTAAQQHTATGWFVYWRELATVAALLPFKPRIGGEVFSRQNITINQLMGAQPFYSELKRDSYVINHNYIVDSDYSVGMTRGAKRKGYASLQEFYSEIEQTITADKDKKYIFAYWPEFDGLCHTYGVYHQNTHKHFNDLDQGLEQLATRLAGSNTLIVVTADHGLIDTAPEYVIRIEDYPEIAQCLRIPLCGEPRACYCYVKPEAMSMFADLCETQLGQYCDCVSAQQLIDDGYFGLGEANALLKERVGDFVLLLKGNYVIKDRLLSEKPFTQIGVHGGLSEDEMLIPLVVVKC from the coding sequence ATGAAAAACGTATTGCCAGATTATAGCGCCGGAAGCCTGGTCAATCTTATATCGTCCTTGCGCGTCGCTATGGGTGGAAAGATTGATCATTATCCAACGGCGTCTTTGCTGGCACCCCACGAGATCGAAGGCTACGACAATATTGTTTTCATGCTGTTGGATGGGCTTGGTTACAATAGCCTACGCCGACATGGCGATCAGAGTTTTATTAACAAACATTGTATAGGCAGTCTGACTTCCGTTTTTCCTTCCACCACATCTACAGCGATTTCCACGGTGAATACCGGAACGGCGGCGCAACAACACACGGCGACGGGTTGGTTTGTGTACTGGCGGGAGCTTGCTACCGTGGCGGCTTTGCTACCTTTCAAACCGCGCATCGGTGGCGAGGTGTTTAGTCGTCAGAACATTACTATCAATCAATTGATGGGCGCGCAGCCTTTCTATTCCGAATTGAAACGCGATAGTTACGTGATCAACCATAATTACATCGTTGATTCAGATTACAGCGTGGGCATGACGCGCGGCGCAAAACGTAAAGGGTATGCCAGTCTTCAGGAGTTCTATTCCGAAATCGAACAGACGATTACCGCGGACAAGGATAAGAAATATATCTTTGCCTATTGGCCGGAGTTCGACGGTTTGTGTCATACCTATGGTGTTTACCATCAAAACACCCATAAACATTTCAATGACCTCGATCAAGGACTGGAACAACTGGCGACTCGCTTAGCGGGTAGCAATACACTCATTGTCGTTACCGCCGATCACGGCTTGATAGACACCGCGCCCGAATACGTCATACGCATCGAAGACTATCCGGAAATCGCACAGTGTTTACGTATACCGTTATGTGGTGAACCCCGCGCCTGTTATTGCTATGTAAAACCAGAGGCGATGTCGATGTTTGCCGATCTGTGCGAAACCCAGCTCGGACAATATTGTGATTGCGTGTCCGCGCAACAATTGATTGATGACGGATACTTTGGCTTGGGTGAGGCCAATGCATTGCTCAAAGAACGCGTAGGCGATTTCGTGTTGTTATTGAAAGGCAATTACGTCATCAAAGATCGTTTGCTGTCCGAAAAGCCTTTTACGCAAATTGGCGTGCATGGCGGTCTGAGCGAAGACGAGATGTTAATACCGCTCGTCGTTGTGAAGTGCTAG
- a CDS encoding quinone-dependent dihydroorotate dehydrogenase, producing MLYSPLSVKFRCVVYSIVRPVLFRMDAEKAHHFTLKSLKFAYEIGLQGVLAKSRVEDPIEVMGIAFPNRVGLAAGLDKNAEYLDALASLGFGFVEMGTVTPRPQPGNPRPRMFRLPEAQAIINRMGFNNKGVDYLLQQVKRASYHGVLGINIGKNFDTPIEKAVDDYLICLRKVYAQASYIVVNISSPNTKNLRQLQQAEEMGGLLSALKSEQRELSKTHGKYIPIAIKIAPDLTDAEVTAIAQFLIDNEIDGVIATNTTIDKHSVDALEHGREQGGLSGAPVREKSTHVIKVLNKTLQGRLPIIGVGGILSGEDAREKIQAGASLVQVYSGMIYRGPDLIHEAASTLASMK from the coding sequence ATGCTATACTCGCCTCTTTCCGTCAAGTTCAGGTGTGTTGTGTATTCGATTGTTCGTCCCGTGCTTTTCCGTATGGACGCGGAAAAGGCTCACCATTTCACGTTAAAAAGTTTGAAGTTCGCCTACGAAATCGGACTTCAGGGCGTACTGGCAAAATCCCGCGTGGAAGATCCGATAGAAGTCATGGGGATTGCTTTTCCCAATCGTGTTGGTCTGGCGGCGGGACTGGATAAGAATGCAGAGTATCTCGATGCCCTGGCGAGTCTTGGCTTTGGCTTTGTCGAAATGGGCACGGTCACGCCACGTCCTCAACCGGGCAATCCCAGGCCGCGTATGTTTCGTCTACCCGAGGCGCAGGCCATCATCAATCGTATGGGATTTAATAACAAGGGTGTCGATTACCTGCTGCAACAAGTCAAACGGGCCTCTTATCATGGCGTCCTGGGTATCAATATCGGAAAAAACTTTGATACGCCGATTGAAAAAGCGGTAGACGACTACTTGATTTGTTTACGTAAAGTCTATGCGCAGGCGAGCTATATCGTGGTGAATATTTCGTCGCCAAATACCAAGAATCTACGCCAGCTCCAACAGGCGGAGGAAATGGGTGGACTGCTTAGTGCATTGAAAAGTGAGCAGCGCGAGTTGAGTAAAACTCACGGCAAGTATATTCCGATTGCGATCAAAATCGCGCCTGATCTGACAGATGCGGAGGTTACCGCGATCGCGCAGTTTTTGATAGATAATGAAATAGATGGTGTAATAGCGACCAATACCACGATCGACAAACACAGCGTAGATGCGCTAGAACATGGCAGGGAACAAGGTGGCCTGAGTGGTGCGCCTGTGCGAGAAAAGTCGACTCATGTGATTAAGGTCTTGAACAAAACCCTGCAAGGTCGGTTGCCGATTATTGGCGTCGGTGGCATTTTGTCGGGCGAGGATGCCAGGGAGAAAATACAAGCGGGTGCGAGCCTGGTGCAGGTGTACTCAGGAATGATTTATCGCGGACCCGATCTAATACACGAAGCCGCAAGCACGCTTGCTTCAATGAAATAA
- a CDS encoding histidine phosphatase family protein, with protein MQETIIDLIRHGEPVGGSRYRGHNIDDPLSEKGWQQMWSAVGKRQQWQHIISSPMQRCRDFAEALAQKQQLYTVVVEDLKEIGFGSWEGKTRQEVKTEFGEAYNAFYQDPVNARPQGAENLDSFISRVCRAYDDVVAKTSGKHSLIVAHAGVIRAIVAHTVCAAPRGLYNIQIDNGGITRIQHGKYGASLLFLNRKLED; from the coding sequence ATGCAGGAAACCATCATCGATCTCATCCGTCATGGCGAGCCCGTCGGCGGCAGTCGTTACCGTGGTCACAACATTGATGACCCCTTAAGTGAAAAGGGCTGGCAACAAATGTGGTCGGCCGTTGGTAAGCGCCAACAATGGCAACATATCATCAGCTCTCCCATGCAACGCTGCCGGGACTTTGCCGAGGCACTGGCGCAAAAACAGCAGCTCTATACCGTGGTCGTTGAAGATCTGAAAGAAATCGGATTTGGCAGTTGGGAAGGCAAAACCAGGCAGGAAGTGAAAACGGAATTCGGCGAAGCCTACAACGCCTTTTATCAAGACCCAGTAAACGCCCGCCCCCAGGGCGCGGAAAATCTCGACAGTTTTATTTCCCGGGTATGTCGCGCCTATGATGATGTCGTCGCCAAAACCTCAGGAAAACATAGTTTGATCGTTGCCCATGCAGGCGTCATACGCGCCATCGTCGCGCATACGGTATGTGCTGCGCCGAGAGGACTATATAACATCCAGATCGACAATGGCGGCATCACACGTATACAGCATGGAAAGTATGGCGCCAGCCTGTTATTTCTGAACAGAAAACTGGAGGACTAA
- a CDS encoding DUF2147 domain-containing protein gives MIKYLVLIIGVFYMPTIFAQGADDVIGEWSTPEEKSRIEIYKCGDRFCGKIVWLKKPNFESDHERAGQAKTDLKNPDPTQHDKPLIGLQIMKGFAYEGDRVWEDGEIYDPENGKTYSCKMTLENDRVLNVRGYIGISLIGRTTVWTR, from the coding sequence ATGATCAAATACCTGGTTTTGATAATAGGCGTGTTTTACATGCCGACGATTTTCGCGCAAGGCGCTGACGATGTGATTGGTGAGTGGTCGACGCCGGAAGAAAAATCGCGTATCGAAATATATAAATGTGGAGACCGTTTTTGCGGCAAGATAGTCTGGTTGAAAAAACCGAATTTTGAAAGCGACCATGAACGCGCGGGACAAGCAAAGACGGATTTGAAAAATCCCGACCCAACGCAACATGACAAGCCCTTGATCGGATTGCAGATCATGAAAGGGTTTGCATATGAGGGAGACAGGGTGTGGGAAGACGGTGAAATCTACGACCCTGAAAATGGCAAAACCTATTCGTGTAAAATGACCTTGGAAAATGATCGCGTCTTGAATGTTCGGGGCTATATCGGCATATCGCTTATCGGCAGAACAACGGTGTGGACACGATAG
- a CDS encoding peptidylprolyl isomerase, which yields MSKIRMNTSMGSIVIELDNEKAPATCENFEQYVRDGHYDGTIFHRIINGFMIQGGGFEPGMQQKKTRDPIKNEANNGLGNDNGTIAMARTMDPHSASAQFFINVKDNDFLNFRSETRDGWGYAVFGRVVDGMDVVNEIKTVATTSRMGHQDVPAEDVLIEKAEMLDGE from the coding sequence ATGAGTAAAATCAGAATGAATACCAGTATGGGGTCAATTGTGATCGAACTGGACAATGAAAAGGCGCCTGCTACTTGTGAAAATTTTGAGCAATATGTGCGAGATGGGCACTATGATGGCACTATTTTCCATCGCATTATCAATGGTTTTATGATCCAGGGTGGCGGTTTCGAGCCTGGTATGCAGCAGAAAAAAACTCGTGACCCAATCAAGAACGAAGCCAATAACGGTCTTGGCAATGACAACGGTACGATCGCTATGGCGAGAACCATGGACCCGCATTCCGCTTCGGCGCAATTCTTTATCAATGTCAAAGACAATGATTTTTTGAATTTCCGTTCTGAAACGCGTGATGGTTGGGGCTATGCCGTATTTGGCAGAGTCGTCGACGGCATGGATGTGGTAAACGAAATTAAGACTGTCGCCACCACGTCACGTATGGGACATCAAGATGTGCCGGCAGAGGATGTTCTTATCGAAAAAGCAGAGATGCTGGACGGTGAATAA